From a region of the Methanobacterium formicicum DSM 3637 genome:
- a CDS encoding histidine kinase dimerization/phosphoacceptor domain -containing protein, with protein MAKKMAYKEGRGDSEPNVLHKKKRNQKQLKVLSGDELDLKEIMDVSPVPQFVINNDHNVIYWNHALEKLSEIKAENILGTNKQWQVFYNSERPCMADFIVNGRLEEIPKWYNTQDSRSKFVLRYQGQSQNLGNSCEAVAFFPIMGDKGKWLHFTVDAIKNNKGKVVGAVETFEDVTEQINLQDKFIKTLEENELLLSKIHHRTRNDLQIINSMINFQSYYTDDKKSLELFKDLQDHIKSITQIHEKIYPSTDLLNIDFGVFIKNLVFDRLRAYGIGKNTIQVDIDSSKILLDINTAIPCGIIVNELVNDSINRIILTGELEESGDDKIEDPHQVKGELAVRISKKGEFFLLTVYDNAKVSPENLDIQSNKNALDMWFLNKLATELGGTVSLEQDNGTLFKITFKKNNVQI; from the coding sequence TGTATTGCACAAAAAAAAGAGGAATCAAAAACAATTAAAGGTATTAAGTGGGGATGAACTAGATTTAAAAGAAATAATGGATGTTTCTCCGGTCCCCCAATTTGTTATAAATAATGATCACAATGTTATTTACTGGAATCATGCCCTGGAAAAATTGAGTGAAATCAAGGCTGAGAATATTTTAGGGACCAATAAGCAATGGCAAGTATTTTACAATTCTGAAAGGCCATGCATGGCTGATTTTATAGTTAACGGACGTCTTGAAGAAATTCCCAAATGGTACAATACCCAAGATAGCAGATCTAAATTCGTTTTAAGATATCAGGGGCAATCCCAAAATTTAGGAAATTCCTGTGAAGCTGTGGCTTTTTTCCCCATAATGGGTGATAAAGGAAAATGGTTACATTTTACTGTGGATGCAATTAAAAATAATAAAGGTAAAGTAGTTGGTGCAGTAGAGACCTTTGAAGATGTGACTGAACAGATAAATTTACAGGATAAATTCATAAAGACTCTCGAAGAGAATGAGTTACTCCTTAGTAAAATTCATCATAGAACCCGGAATGACCTGCAGATAATAAATTCCATGATAAATTTTCAATCTTACTACACTGACGATAAAAAATCACTGGAACTTTTCAAAGATCTCCAGGACCACATTAAATCAATAACTCAAATCCATGAAAAAATTTACCCTTCCACTGATCTGTTAAACATTGATTTTGGAGTTTTCATTAAAAATCTGGTATTTGACCGACTCAGAGCATATGGAATTGGTAAAAATACCATTCAGGTGGATATTGACAGTAGTAAGATTTTACTTGACATCAACACTGCTATTCCATGCGGGATCATTGTAAACGAACTGGTGAATGATTCAATAAACCGCATTATTTTAACTGGAGAGCTTGAAGAATCTGGAGATGATAAAATTGAAGATCCTCACCAGGTGAAGGGCGAACTAGCAGTTAGAATTAGTAAAAAAGGCGAATTCTTTTTATTGACAGTTTATGATAATGCCAAAGTCTCACCAGAAAATCTGGACATCCAGAGTAACAAAAATGCACTTGATATGTGGTTTTTAAACAAGTTAGCAACTGAATTAGGCGGTACAGTTAGTCTAGAACAGGATAACGGAACTTTATTTAAGATTACATTTAAAAAAAATAATGTGCAAATCTGA
- a CDS encoding universal stress protein, producing MFKKILLPTDGSEASERAGEYAISAANLSGADIIVLNVIDTDYLNALPQQDLREKLDEQMREEGKEAVEKFKNKIESEECAGNCKNINLLTLIKQGKPEDVILETADEEGVDQIIMGKSGKHGLEKFLMGSTTERVVRRAKIPVSIIS from the coding sequence ATGTTTAAAAAAATATTGTTACCTACAGATGGTTCAGAAGCATCCGAAAGAGCTGGAGAATATGCAATTTCTGCTGCAAATTTGAGTGGTGCAGATATAATTGTGTTAAACGTGATTGATACCGATTACCTGAACGCGTTACCACAACAGGATCTAAGAGAAAAACTAGATGAACAAATGCGTGAAGAAGGAAAAGAAGCTGTTGAAAAGTTCAAAAATAAAATTGAATCCGAAGAATGCGCAGGCAACTGCAAAAACATTAATTTATTAACCTTAATTAAACAAGGAAAGCCTGAAGATGTTATCCTAGAAACAGCGGATGAAGAAGGTGTTGATCAAATAATAATGGGCAAATCAGGTAAACATGGATTGGAGAAGTTTTTAATGGGCAGTACTACCGAAAGAGTGGTTAGAAGAGCTAAAATTCCTGTTAGCATCATATCCTAG
- a CDS encoding DASS family sodium-coupled anion symporter, which yields MPLAIIAFIVIMLIPMNGLSYSGHAAIALLVFAVIMWATEAVHLAVTSLILLFIQPIIGVASFDDAVIGFANPIIFLMIGGFIIAEAIRKSGLATRLTYAMLNKFGTTPDRSIFVAVFSTGILSAWIENVVAFAMLLPIIKEIIPLMGVDDPEKGKSNFAKAMVLGASYGSLAGGFGTEIGTAPNLMAAAYTNIPFADWMIFGFPLAIILMLIIWKLLGRMFKPEVKGIVGGSKTISDKMESLGPMKNVEKLSLAILIFTIGLWITAGFTGLNSYSIALIGAVLFFIFKILDWKDAQNGVDWGLIVFFGGALSLGAALLQTGAANWLITDIMGLLGSNPSIILITVVLMIIAVLITQVMSNIALAAILVPLSVTLATAQGQPVGTYAVPVAIACSLSFMLPMADPTVAMAYGTEYVKIKEILKAGVPLVIIGIIVTIIILLSPLAKPALG from the coding sequence ATGCCATTGGCCATTATTGCTTTTATAGTAATAATGCTAATTCCAATGAACGGTTTAAGCTATTCAGGTCACGCAGCAATTGCATTACTTGTATTCGCCGTTATAATGTGGGCTACAGAAGCAGTACATTTAGCAGTTACTTCTTTAATATTACTATTCATACAGCCCATAATTGGTGTTGCAAGTTTTGATGATGCTGTGATTGGTTTTGCAAACCCAATTATCTTCCTGATGATTGGTGGTTTTATTATTGCCGAAGCAATCCGAAAAAGCGGACTAGCCACACGACTAACATATGCAATGCTTAATAAATTCGGTACAACACCGGATAGAAGCATCTTCGTGGCAGTATTCTCCACCGGAATATTATCCGCCTGGATTGAAAACGTGGTAGCCTTTGCAATGCTACTACCCATAATCAAGGAAATCATCCCACTAATGGGAGTTGACGACCCTGAAAAAGGTAAAAGCAACTTCGCAAAAGCCATGGTACTCGGTGCATCCTACGGTTCACTCGCAGGAGGATTCGGAACAGAAATAGGAACCGCACCCAACCTAATGGCAGCAGCCTACACCAACATCCCCTTCGCAGACTGGATGATATTCGGATTCCCCCTTGCAATTATTCTAATGCTCATCATCTGGAAATTACTAGGCAGAATGTTCAAACCAGAAGTAAAGGGAATAGTAGGTGGGAGTAAGACCATATCCGATAAAATGGAATCTCTGGGACCCATGAAAAATGTAGAAAAGCTTTCATTAGCCATACTCATTTTTACTATTGGATTATGGATTACCGCCGGCTTTACTGGACTTAACAGTTATTCTATTGCCCTGATCGGTGCTGTGCTTTTCTTCATATTCAAAATACTCGACTGGAAAGATGCACAGAACGGTGTAGACTGGGGACTAATCGTCTTCTTCGGAGGGGCATTAAGCCTCGGAGCAGCACTACTGCAAACTGGAGCAGCAAACTGGCTTATAACTGATATAATGGGCTTACTGGGAAGTAACCCATCAATTATCCTCATAACTGTAGTTCTGATGATAATTGCCGTTCTTATAACTCAGGTAATGTCCAACATTGCATTAGCAGCCATACTGGTACCATTATCAGTTACACTGGCAACTGCACAGGGACAACCAGTAGGAACATACGCCGTTCCAGTAGCAATCGCCTGTTCACTATCATTCATGCTCCCAATGGCCGACCCAACAGTAGCAATGGCCTACGGAACCGAGTACGTGAAGATCAAGGAAATACTAAAAGCAGGAGTCCCACTAGTTATAATCGGAATTATAGTAACCATTATAATTCTATTGAGCCCCCTTGCAAAACCAGCGCTTGGATAA
- a CDS encoding PAS domain-containing protein: MFDKSPMGILLYDEEGELVDANPAAIKLIGLPKLKDLPEINLFHNPIIPCQRDEIREKGVIRFQTQLDSGKIRDYFIFTSCDPLLIEGTVSTIDSGYLVQIQEVISERTEELHISEERYRRFFEDDLTGDFIATPEGAVMECNPAFAEIYGFSSRENALEANIADFNPDDWENLIKNLETDHKIQGHQTTHQRPDGRNIHIVSNVVAMFDESGQLIQVKGYVFDDTERKEAEEALKRSEEKYRRLFNEDLTGDFIATLDGEILECNPAFAQIHGFKDSEEAVGSNISKFNTHDWENLITRLQDKGKIQDYQSWQIRPDNMKIHVVANVVGISNDQGEMVQVKGYVFDDTERKEAEEALKQSEEKYHRLFDEDLTGDFIATLDGKILECNPAFAEIYGFDTIENALKWNISESNPFDWPYMVTRLKSEGKIMGFQSWQRRYDIMRIHVIANLVGIFNDSDELVQVKGYVFDDTERKQAEEKLESGKQQVTNILDSIQDGFMALNNFWNFIYVNRCAAEYLGVDADDLLGQNLWERFPEFTGTVYETRLRKAMGDKEIQHFEISEFSKNDHWFDISVYPSDDGISVYWRDITECKSGSR; the protein is encoded by the coding sequence ATATTCGATAAATCTCCCATGGGAATTCTTCTTTATGATGAAGAAGGGGAACTGGTGGATGCTAACCCTGCTGCAATAAAATTAATAGGATTACCTAAATTAAAGGACCTGCCCGAGATTAACCTATTCCATAATCCAATTATCCCCTGCCAAAGGGATGAAATCAGGGAAAAGGGTGTTATCAGATTCCAAACCCAACTTGATTCTGGAAAAATTCGCGATTATTTTATTTTTACTTCTTGTGATCCTTTATTAATCGAGGGAACAGTTTCAACCATTGATTCCGGCTATTTGGTCCAGATTCAGGAAGTCATCTCCGAAAGAACTGAAGAACTCCATATAAGTGAAGAGCGATACCGTCGTTTCTTTGAGGATGACCTGACTGGGGATTTCATCGCCACTCCTGAAGGTGCAGTTATGGAGTGCAACCCTGCTTTTGCAGAAATATATGGGTTTTCTAGTCGTGAAAATGCTCTAGAAGCTAATATAGCAGATTTCAACCCGGATGACTGGGAAAATTTAATAAAAAACCTTGAAACCGACCATAAAATCCAGGGCCACCAGACAACGCACCAGAGGCCTGACGGGAGGAATATCCATATTGTCAGTAACGTGGTGGCCATGTTCGATGAATCCGGTCAATTAATCCAGGTTAAAGGTTATGTCTTTGATGACACCGAACGCAAGGAAGCTGAAGAAGCTTTAAAAAGAAGTGAAGAAAAATACAGGCGACTTTTTAACGAAGACTTAACCGGGGATTTCATTGCCACGCTAGATGGTGAAATACTGGAATGTAACCCTGCTTTTGCCCAAATACATGGGTTTAAAGATAGTGAAGAAGCTGTTGGATCTAATATTTCCAAATTCAACACCCATGACTGGGAGAACCTTATCACTCGCCTCCAGGATAAAGGTAAAATACAGGATTATCAAAGCTGGCAGATAAGACCAGATAACATGAAGATTCATGTTGTGGCTAATGTGGTGGGTATTTCCAATGATCAGGGAGAGATGGTGCAGGTTAAGGGTTATGTTTTCGATGACACCGAACGTAAGGAAGCCGAGGAAGCCTTAAAGCAGAGTGAAGAAAAATATCATCGTTTATTTGATGAAGATCTCACTGGGGATTTCATTGCCACCTTAGATGGAAAAATACTGGAGTGCAACCCTGCCTTTGCCGAGATTTACGGCTTTGATACCATTGAAAATGCACTTAAATGGAATATATCCGAGTCAAACCCGTTTGATTGGCCTTATATGGTTACCCGTCTCAAAAGCGAAGGTAAAATAATGGGATTTCAAAGCTGGCAGCGAAGATATGATATTATGCGGATCCATGTTATTGCCAATCTGGTGGGTATCTTCAATGATTCTGATGAACTGGTCCAGGTTAAAGGCTATGTCTTTGATGACACTGAACGCAAACAGGCCGAAGAAAAACTGGAAAGTGGAAAACAACAAGTAACCAACATATTAGATAGTATACAGGATGGATTCATGGCATTGAATAATTTCTGGAATTTCATCTATGTTAACCGGTGTGCTGCCGAGTATCTGGGTGTAGATGCAGATGATCTCCTGGGACAAAACCTGTGGGAAAGGTTCCCTGAATTTACAGGAACTGTATATGAGACCCGGTTACGTAAAGCAATGGGAGATAAGGAAATACAACACTTTGAAATTTCTGAATTTTCTAAAAATGATCACTGGTTTGATATCAGTGTTTATCCATCTGATGATGGGATTTCAGTCTACTGGCGTGATATCACAGAGTGTAAAAGCGGAAGCAGGTAA